Genomic window (Pradoshia sp. D12):
TTGCATCTCAGCTGAACTATACTCCAAACTATAACGCCAAAAGTCTTGTAAAGCAGAAGTCCTATACGATTGGGCTTTTCCTGACAAGTCTTACAAATGGTACTTCTTCAAGTTTTTTTGTAGAAACTGTAAAAGGAGTAAATTCTGTAATTACTCAACATTATAATCTATTTGTTAAAGGCATTGAAAATCTTGATGATTATACTACGATTCATCATAAACGGTTTGACGGTATTATACTAATGAGCCAAAGTGATCATGATGATGATTTTATTGCCTATTTAAAAGAAAAAAAGATTCCTTGTGTGGTTTTGGGACGGGATATAGGAGATTCCACTCTTTTGAACATTGTATCAAATGACCGGGAAGGTTCCTCACAAATCGTTAAGTATTTGATTCAACAGGGACACCGGGACATTGCTATAGTTGAAGGGATTAAAGGATTTAAATCATCAATGGAGCGAAGAGAAGGATATTTGAATGCACTAAGTGATCATCATATTCCAATTAAAAATGAATATATTATTCAAGGAAACTATGATATGGAAAGTGGTTATCTAGCTTTGGAAAAGTTACTCACATTGGAACGCCCTCCGACAG
Coding sequences:
- a CDS encoding LacI family DNA-binding transcriptional regulator gives rise to the protein MVTIKDIAKIANVSHTTVSRALNDSPLIKPGTKKKIIEIASQLNYTPNYNAKSLVKQKSYTIGLFLTSLTNGTSSSFFVETVKGVNSVITQHYNLFVKGIENLDDYTTIHHKRFDGIILMSQSDHDDDFIAYLKEKKIPCVVLGRDIGDSTLLNIVSNDREGSSQIVKYLIQQGHRDIAIVEGIKGFKSSMERREGYLNALSDHHIPIKNEYIIQGNYDMESGYLALEKLLTLERPPTAIFCSNDDMAIGAMNAAFAKGLTVPKDISIVGFDDIEFAQYTNPSLTTVKRPIEKISSLGAKKMLEMLEMDENTELPGGKIYVETELVIRRSVSPFKST